GTACACGGCGCGCGCAAGACCCACGCGCGCCTTCTGCCCGCCGCTCAGGTTgatgcctctctcgccgATCTCCGTCCCCGCGccgtccgccagcagcgccaggtCCGAGGCCAGCTGggtgctgcgcaccgcgcgctCGAAGGCCGCCGCGTCCGGCGCGCCGAAGAACACAACGTtgtcgcgcagcgtcgcgttCATGatccacggctgctgcggcacgtaGGCCACGCTGCGCGAGCACGCCACGCGGCCGCGcgtcaccgccagcgcgccgatcagcgcgtccagcagcgtggacttgccgctgcccgtcggccccagcaccaccgtcagccgccCGCGCGGCACGCGCAGGTCCACGTCCGTAACCAGCGTCTTTGTCTTGAGAACGTAGATGGAGTCCTCGTTGAAGGTTATTTCAGCGATGCCTTTCTGGGCAGACGACGACAAGGGCTGCGTCACTGGATCTGCCGGAGCTGGCACTGCgggtgagggtgagggcTGGCGATCTGGCAGCGAAGCGTCGGTTTCGGGTACCGGTGACCGATCGACAGCGACGTGTCCGGCGCTATTTGCCTCCGGTGCGCCTTCCGTTTTCGTAAGCTCCTGAGCGACATATGTGCTGAGGTCTGCGTGCACAAACTCGGCTGCAACGTCATCAGCTAGAGCGGATGACGGTGTCTGCTGCTGGGCGTCGTCGGTACCTGTTGCGCGGGAGACGTCCGTGTGCATTGTGCGACTCGCTGCGAGGGCAATGTCTTCAACGACAGATTCCAGCTCATCGTCGGCGTCGAAGAACATGTTCAAGCGCCGGAGCGAGACGAATAGCTTCGTCATGAGCTGCAGTGCAAACGGCAACATGGAGGCGAGGCCCATGAGCAGGTTGAAGAGCGCAATCGCTGGGAAGACAATAGTGGGTGTCAGGGTATGGCCGGCCACGCTAAACGTGAAGAAGACGCTGGCGATGACGAGGCCCGGTGTCGCGTTGAACTGGAAGAAGACCATCATGATGGCCCTCTGCAACTTCTCGAGATGCGAGAGCTccacgcggcgcagcttctcgaTGCGGGAGATGAAAAACGGTTCCCACGACATAAACTTGGCGACACGGATGCCGGAGAAAAACTCAGTCGTAGCCTTGACGCGGTGGTCAGTCGCTTGAGCTTTGCTGCGGTAGCTTGAGCTCATCTTTCTCACGATATAGGTTTGCAGGGGCATGAATACAAGCGCCACCACTCCGccgacgcacacactcacacccAGCAACACATAGAGCTGGTAGAAGACTATGGCCAGCATGAACGGCGTGGAGGCCAGGGTCCAAAACATCATGATGAACCGGCCCATCACCTCCACATCCGTACTCATAAGGTTCGTCAGTCGTCCCGCATTGAAagcggggtggtgggtggcctTTGGGGACATGGTGAAGACCTTCGCAAACAGAGCGGCCGAGAGGGCGTTTCGCACCTGCAGAGAGCTACGACGGCGCACGTGGTACTGCTTGTTGCCAGCAAGCGTCTCTCCAACCATGGTGACGAACATGAGCGCCGCAAGCCATACGCCGCGCTGCCAACCGCTGTCAAGTGAGTCCGCACCGCTGGAACGCTGCACCGACGCAAAGGAGAAATCTAACGAAGGAACGGGGGAagtgatggtggcggtgaggcCAGCCTCGCCCCGATCTTTGTGCTCGCCTACGCCGCCAAGGTACGTCACAAACCACTTCAACAAAAGAGGAGTCATCAGCTGGCATCCGCTTCGGATGATGCCGAGAACAACAACGTGCAGCATGCTTTGGCGGAAGAGCGTCCACACCGCCCACCACACCTGAATGGCGCAGGGACACTGCTGCGCGGACGCCGGCAGCTCCTTTAGCAGCGCTCGCGTGGATGAAACCTGGCTTGCGTCACCCCGGAATCCAGGGCGGAACACAACGTCCTCGACTCGCTCGCACGTCAGCACCGTGTCGTCCTCCACGGGGTCGAACAGGTGCTCGCCATCCACCTCGCCGCGGTGATACGCGCCGGGACCGCGCTCCGGGACAGGGGCACTGCgcccgcggcgcagcagccacccaACGCAGCGGCcaacgcagcagccacggcgccgcGACGGGGCCACGCGCCACTCCACGCCCGCGTACAGCCGCCCCGGCGTGCCGtactgctgcaccgcgcccacccagcgcagcacgccgtcgctggcgtcGTCCCAGCGCACGCCGACGCGCGCGCCAACGTAGCCGTCCCACGCATGGCGGCGCGcttgctggcgctgcagctccgccgccagcacgaCACCGGCATTGTAGGCGCGGTACTGTCTCGTTGGCTTTGGCAGCCCGCTTTCTGTCAGCTGCTCTCGTGACGCCTCGCGGATGTACTGCCCAATCCACTGATAGAAGAGCGTGCCGAGTAGCCAGCCAGAGCGGTCCTCCGGCTGCTCCTCGTAAGGCGGTTCTGTGCCCCACAAGTCGCTCACTCGCTGTGCCCATAGGGAGCGGGAGATCTGCTGCGCCCTATCGCGCTCCTCGAACTCCTCGAGGTCATGCTCTGCAGCAGATGATGGGAATGCGAtcacctctgctgcctccgcGCGCAGCGATGAGGGtgacgccgaggaggatTCGACCATACGCACCCCAGTAGAGCAGGGACAAGGTGCTGCCCCTCTCGACAGCGCCACAACAAATCACCGAGCAATGAGGTTAAGAGATGGTGAAGAACAGATGCTACAAACCTTCGTCGCTAGCACAGACTGCTCGAGTAGCTCTTTTGCGGAGTTGATCACTCAATAGTTCCACCCGCGTGTGGAGCTCTCGGATAGACATGCCCAATACTTATGTATGATTATACAGAGTTATATATCGCTATAACCACGCAAAATGTGTCAAGAAACGGAGCGAAGGAGGAAAGGTAAAAATATAAATGGAGAAGAGCACATCAAGACGCGGAAGGGATGAGGTGCGGCCTGACTGAGACCGCCGCAGAACgtgaggcggagggagggaggtggggggaggacggGGCTATGTCACCGCAGGCGGCACGAGTGGAGACGTTTGAGAGGTGCAaccgccactgcagcagcaccagcagagAGGCGAGAGGTGGGGAGAGGTGCGGCGGGTGATACAGCTGAGCAGGTGGTGAACAGAGGCGGATAGACAACAGGGACAGAGAAGAGAATGACGATGGAAGTGATGCAGCACAGAGGGAAAACTCAGATAGAGAGCACAGCAGGTGGCCACGGCCATGCGGGAATAAAAAGTTGACGATGGGAGCTAACCCAATGCACCCAACAAGAGCATCTAGCAGGTCCGTGCAGTGAACACTTCTATTTCTCTCATGTCACGTCTTTCCGCCTCTGAAGGGGCCCGTGGATAGACGCCGCGTCACCGAACGGCGCCGAACACCTCGCAAGGGTGTGCTCGAGAGATCTTCTGCCCGCTCAATGCAACTAGTTTCAATGTGTATGGGAAGGCGAAAGGGCTGATAAAGACTCGGAAGAAAACTATGAACTGCATCATTGCttgcgcggcggcagacgaAGGCCGGCATGGAAAGTGGCGCACTGGAAGGGATGGAGGAGTCATTTGCGAAGGCGCATGCCCACTGGCATGCGCATCACTCCTACCCGCCCTCCGAGGCCAACAAGACAAGCACGCGAGCACCACAAAACGCCTCGcactgtgtgtgggtggggggtaGGACTTGTGATGAGAAAAGCCAAAGACACCACTGGCTCGCCTTACATGATGTCATGGTTGGTTTTCTCCAACAGAGAGCTAAGCAAGCGCCATCACTCCCCCAAAAGCAGAGAGTCGTACATCATAGGGATGCAGGGCGCGAAAGAGGAAGATGTGGAAGGGACGATGGCGCCGGTGAGAGTGAAGGAGAAGCGACACTGCGGGCGTGCACGGCTACTAGGGTCGATTCGGCGACCACCAGAGAGTACATACCGCCACACCGCATGCGTTTCCCTTCACATCAATGCGGCAGTCAGACCTCCCACGCTGCACTTCAGCTATGTAGCTTTACGCATCGCAAAGTGTCTTCTCAGTTTCtgtgccgcacacacgcccacgcgaACCCGGCGCGCGTCCGCCCCCCACGCACGTGAGGCGGTGGTCCATCGCTCAATGCGAACAGTGAGACAACCGGGTTCACCAGAAAACCGCTAACGTAGACACCCCTGTCCACGTTTATGCCACGTGCTACCAAGGGCGGCCTCCTCACATGACAACCGAAAACCATAGTGCTTTCACTTGTATCGGGAGACCACAAGTGAGCGTTGCTGCCACCGCACACGGTCCCTGCTAAACGAGAGTCAAGCGACCGAAGCTAAAAAAAATGATCACGAGCAGCCCTCCCCAGATGGTGGTAGAGAGATGTGCAATCGAATCCATAAAAACATTTGCCTGCAAGCCGCCGTCACTACCAACATGGTCTTTGCTCAGCAGGTGGCCACAACACAATCAGACCAAGCTCCGTCAGCACGCCACCCGTCCATCGTCAAGCAGCGCTACACTGACAACTTATCAGGCCTCCCCCCGCCACTGCTAGACGAAacgcctgctgcgcacctTTGCTCAGCGACCCCACCAACGCGCTAAAAGCGGATCCCTGGCGCTCCACCAGCTCGCGCGGCGAGCCGAACTCGAGAACGCGGCCCTGGTCcatgacgacgatgacgtcgcaggcggcgacggtgtgcaggcggtgcgcgaTGGTGACGACGGTGTAGTCGCGGAAGGTGTGCTGCACGGTGCGCTGGATCTGGCGGTCCAGCGCGGGGTCGACGTTCGCGGTGGCCTCGTCCATGAGCAGgaaggcgctgccgcgcttgagcagcgcgcgcgccaggcacagcagctggcgctggccCACGCTGTAGTTGGCGCCGCCCTCCTGCACGCGCCCGTCCAGCCCGCCCGCATccccgcgcacgcgctcctccatccccacctgccgcagcgcgcgccacacacccgcgtcgccgcaccgcccaAAGGGGTCCACGTTGCTGCGCACCGTGCCGTCGAACAGCAGCGGGTCCTGCGGGATCATCGAGAAGAGCccgcgcagctcgcgcacgccgtagtcgcgcgcgtcgcgcccgcacacaagcatgcggccgccgcacacctccaccAGTCGCAGgaacgccagcagcagcgtcgacttcccgctgccggtgcgccccACAACGCCCACCTTCTGccccggcgccaccgcgaagcacacgtcgcgcagcaccagcggcagccccGGCCGGTACCGCATGTCCACGTGCTCCAGCACAAGCGACcccgcaggcgcagcagcagcggactCTCCGTCATCGACGGCCACCGAgagcgcggtgctgctgcacgccttcACAGCGCTCTCGGCGCCACACATGTCCTCCGCCGGCGCGTTGTCCGTGTAGTACAGCACGCGCTCGACACAGTTCATATCTGCTTCCGCCGACGCCCCTATGCTGATGAAGCGCGACAGGACCATAGTGATCGAGGAAGCCTTCGTGATGCTGAGCGCGAGAAGGCCAAGGTTAATGTGTATCCATGGCAGCTTCATTGACAGAacgccgagcagcgccagccccGATACAGCCAAGTTGCCCAGCAACTCCACGCGCACCAAAAGCCACCGGTTGCCCATGCACTGCATGTAGGCACAGGCAAAGACGCCGTCCAGCCGCCGCAGTACCTCGCGCATCATGTCCTGCTCGCGGCCGTAGGTGCAGATGGTCCAGCGCCCCGTCAGCACCTCATTCAGGATCGAGAAGACAGGCGAGTTGGAGATGTTgagcaggcgctgcatcTCGCGGTTGGCAGCGCAGAAGAAGCGAAAGATGCGGCCGTACACCAAAATGCACGGCACCAGCACGACAAGGACGAAGGGTTGCGATGTCGTCATGATCGCAAAGTACGCCACAAGGTAGAAAAAGTAAAAGAGAAGAATGTCAACACTGACGCTCAAGTCCCAATCGATGAGGCTCATGTCGCGTGACAGGCGGTTGATGAGGCGGCCGCGTGGCGTAACATCGAAGAAGGAGAGTCTGGCGCGAGCTaacgagcgcagcagccccgcgTGCAGATGGTAGGACGCACGCCGCGTTATTGCGAAGCACCACAACTCACGAAAAGGGGTGACGAGGATGGCTACAAGGACGGCTGTCACGTACAGACTGAGACGCAGGTGAGTGGAGAGACTTTCCAACATTCCTCCAgaccagagagagagccacaCGTCCCCCCAGCGGGCAACTCCCTCAGTAAGGAGAAAAAATAGCAAAATGCTCCAGAGGGTCAgccagccgccaccggcTTCGATGTAGCGCCGGTACACCTCCCACGGAACGGCGCCCCTAGCCTTCTCCTCGCCACTCTCCACGACCGTCACGTCCGGCGAATCCTCCGTCACCGCGTCACCCAGGGCGCCGTGCGCCGGTGGCCCCGCTgcgagcagcacaccaccGCTCGACGCCAGCGTAGGGGCCGTCAGCGGACGCTGCGGCACGACGCTCTCATCCAGCACGTCCTCCAGCTTCAACAGGTCAACGGCGGATGCCAGCTCGCTGACCGTGTGCGCAGCGTACTCAGACGCCTTGCCGATGCCGCTCACACTGCGCTCGTAGTGCACGCGGGCATACTCGCAGTAAGCGGCATAGCTGCCCTGAAAGGCGACGCggccctcctccagcagcacaacCAAGTCCGCgtaggcggcggcgccgacctGGTGGGTGGCCAGCACGCGCGTCTTGCCGGCcagcgcgccgcacacgcactcgcgcaTCACGCGCTCGCCCACCTGCGCGTCCAGCGCCGACAGCGGGTCGTCCAGCACGTACACGTCGCGGTCCGCGTACACGGCGCGCGCAAGGCCCACGCGCGCCTTCTGCCCGCCGCTCAGGTTgatgcctctctcgccgatctccgtctccgcgccgtccgccagcagcgccaggtCCGAGGCCAGCTGggtgctgcgcaccgcgcgctCGAAGGCCGCCGCGTCCGGCGCGCCGAAGAACACAACGTtgtcgcgcagcgtcgcgttCATGatccacggctgctgcggcacgtaGGCCACGCTGCGCGAGCACGCCACGCGGCCGCGcgtcaccgccagcgcgccgatcagcgcgtccagcagcgtggacttgccgctgcccgtcggccccagcaccaccgtcagccgcccgcgcggcacgcgcaggtccacgtccgccagcagcgacttgGCGCGCAGCTCGTAGTGCGTGTccccaccgccgctctcgcGGCTGCTGAccgggggcagcggcacagccTTGTGGGAGCTCACCGTCGCGTTGCACAGCACagcggccgcgtcgtcgccctccttcgacgccagcgcctcctcaaGGATGtcgcgtgcctgcgcgtcGTCAGCGGCGAGGAAGGAGGTGAGGCGTTTCATGGACACGAAGAACTGTGAGTACTCCCCGACGAGAGTCGTGATGAACTCAAATGGAGTGTCCAGTAGGCTGagcagggagagagcggggtAGATGATATCGGGGGACATGGGATAGCCCTTGCAGTAGTAGGCCACCATtaccgctgctgtcgtgcAGCTTGGCACGCAGTGGGAGATGAGCGAGTTGGCGATGGAAACGATCTGGAATCGACGCACAGCACGAAGCTCCGCTGCTCTGCGCGCGTTGATCTCCTCCTCAAAGGTGTCCTCGAGAGTCATGAGCTTGATGGAGCGGATGCCGGAGAGGAACTCGTTCGTAGTGCGGAGTCGCGCATCCGAGGACTTCGCCAGATCTACGGTACTGGTGTAGGTCTTCTTTGTGAGAAAGACCTGTATTGGCGAGAAGAGTAGCAGCGCGAGGATACTGATGCCCGCTGCCCAGCCGATGCTTCGGTAGAGCATGTACACACTGGCACACAATTGAAGGGGCACCGTCACTGCCATCCACAGCACATTAATTGCCCCCTCCAAACTCGAAACATCCGTCGTGATGAGATTCACAATGCGTCCGGGGTTAAGTTCAGGTCGACGCAGTTCTCGCGACGCAATCCGCAGAGACTTGGCGGTAATGCAGGATGACAAGCCCGAGCGCACGGCGTACGCGCTGCGGGAGGCGACTTGAGCGTACTTTTGGAGGGCGAGACTGCGAACGAGCGAAATTGCAAAGAGGAGAAAGACACTTGCCACGGGCTGCCACGAAGCATCCATCATGCTTCCGCTATCCACGAAGCTGGACGACTGCGAAGACGAAGTAGCCGCGCtcgtggcgccgctgcttgtACTATCAGAAGATGAGGTGTCTGTGTCGCCCTGTAGTAGGCGGATGTACCAGCTGAGCGCCATTGGCGTCACCAGCGCAGAGACTTCTACTATTAGGCGCAAGGGCCCCAACAGAAGCAGCTGCCAACGGAGAACGCGGAGAAGGGCCACTGTCACAGACATGCACGTCGGGGGAGCGCGTACCTCCACGCAGCTCTGCTCTGATTGCACTGGACTGTTGATATCCGAGTCGTCAACAGAGTCCTCCCTAGTAATCGCTGCTTCCTGAGGTTCACCTCCCGGCTCATCACGCCAAAAAATCACGTCCTCGACTCGCTCGCACGTCAGCACCGTGTCGTCCTCCACGGGGTCGAACAGGTGCTCGCCATCCACCTCGCCGCGGTGATACGCGCCGGGACCGCGCTCCGGGACAGGGGCACTGCgcccgcggcgcagcagccacccaACGCAGCGGCcaacgcagcagccacggcgccgcGACGGGGCCACGCGCCACTCCACGCCCGCGTACAGCCGCCCCGGCGTGCCGtactgctgcaccgcgcccacccagcgcagcacgccgtcgctggcgtcGTCCCAGCGCACGCCGACGCGCGCGCCAACGTAGCCGTCCCACGCATGGCGGCGCGcttgctggcgctgcagctccgccgccagcacgaCACCGGCATTGTAGGCGCGGTACTCGCGCATCGGGTGCGGCAGCCCATTCATGGTCAGCTCCTCTCGCGCCGCGCGGTGCATGAGGTCGCCAAGCCATGTATGAAAAAATGTCCCGAGTAGCCAGCCGGCCCGGTcctccggctgctgctcataCGCGGGCTCCGCCCCGTAAAGTGCATCCA
This genomic stretch from Leishmania mexicana MHOM/GT/2001/U1103 complete genome, chromosome 30 harbors:
- a CDS encoding p-glycoprotein e, encoding MVESSSASPSSLRAEAAEVIAFPSSAAEHDLEEFEERDRAQQISRSLWAQRVSDLWGTEPPYEEQPEDRSGWLLGTLFYQWIGQYIREASREQLTESGLPKPTRQYRAYNAGVVLAAELQRQQARRHAWDGYVGARVGVRWDDASDGVLRWVGAVQQYGTPGRLYAGVEWRVAPSRRRGCCVGRCVGWLLRRGRSAPVPERGPGAYHRGEVDGEHLFDPVEDDTVLTCERVEDVVFRPGFRGDASQVSSTRALLKELPASAQQCPCAIQVWWAVWTLFRQSMLHVVVLGIIRSGCQLMTPLLLKWFVTYLGGVGEHKDRGEAGLTATITSPVPSLDFSFASVQRSSGADSLDSGWQRGVWLAALMFVTMVGETLAGNKQYHVRRRSSLQVRNALSAALFAKVFTMSPKATHHPAFNAGRLTNLMSTDVEVMGRFIMMFWTLASTPFMLAIVFYQLYVLLGVSVCVGGVVALVFMPLQTYIVRKMSSSYRSKAQATDHRVKATTEFFSGIRVAKFMSWEPFFISRIEKLRRVELSHLEKLQRAIMMVFFQFNATPGLVIASVFFTFSVAGHTLTPTIVFPAIALFNLLMGLASMLPFALQLMTKLFVSLRRLNMFFDADDELESVVEDIALAASRTMHTDVSRATGTDDAQQQTPSSALADDVAAEFVHADLSTYVAQELTKTEGAPEANSAGHVAVDRSPVPETDASLPDRQPSPSPAVPAPADPVTQPLSSSAQKGIAEITFNEDSIYVLKTKTLVTDVDLRVPRGRLTVVLGPTGSGKSTLLDALIGALAVTRGRVACSRSVAYVPQQPWIMNATLRDNVVFFGAPDAAAFERAVRSTQLASDLALLADGAGTEIGERGINLSGGQKARVGLARAVYADRDVYVLDDPLSALDAQVGERVMRECVCGALASKTRVLATHQVGAAAYADYVVVLTADGRVAFQGSSEAYCKDHLARQVSERGAAASEGTAGAAEDEPPVASITAEKRLSDLMREEPPAADTTLTDVSEAEGHASEDKGKLLTEEERFRGAVGWDVYVRYMKACGGVSVCASIVALYLATEVVMMSTSIWLALWSTKWLPLSATQYSFIYVGLSFASALTTPLRYWLSMSVMRRASRKVHQDLLRSVACATLQFFDTTPLGRIVNRFTNDMGNIDSDLQGSYSYLLSTVSTFFSTVAMMVATQIFVLGILIPCMVAYYYLLKFYARANREIKRLVNRVNSPMLSVLQEAVGGRWTVQAYGAAPAVIQKAIRCADVVYTCSYLQLGAELWLSVRIQLLSTSITLAVALGAVAAMHLSFLPSHIGLLSLSLTLALEISSLLDGIVTVLASVEADMNSIERVFYMTDHIEHEDLQEAVAAEVRRINEDAHGTERRDAGALAECEEPAGLDNSSSPLLIRQSGNTQFGSLVLEHVDMRYRLGLPLVLRDVCFAVAPGQKVGVVGRTGSGKSTLLLAFLRLVEVCGGRMLVCGRDARDYGVRELRGLFSMIPQDPLLFDGTVRSNVDPFGRCGDAGVWRALRQVGMEERVRGDAGGLDGRVQEGGANYSVGQRQLLCLARALLKRGSAFLLMDEATANVDPALDRQIQRTVQHTFRDYTVVTIAHRLHTVAACDVIVVMDQGRVLEFGSPRELVERQGSAFSALVGSLGSDGEQLFRMMMRGSLAE
- a CDS encoding putative p-glycoprotein e, with the translated sequence MDALYGAEPAYEQQPEDRAGWLLGTFFHTWLGDLMHRAAREELTMNGLPHPMREYRAYNAGVVLAAELQRQQARRHAWDGYVGARVGVRWDDASDGVLRWVGAVQQYGTPGRLYAGVEWRVAPSRRRGCCVGRCVGWLLRRGRSAPVPERGPGAYHRGEVDGEHLFDPVEDDTVLTCERVEDVIFWRDEPGGEPQEAAITREDSVDDSDINSPVQSEQSCVEVRAPPTCMSVTVALLRVLRWQLLLLGPLRLIVEVSALVTPMALSWYIRLLQGDTDTSSSDSTSSGATSAATSSSQSSSFVDSGSMMDASWQPVASVFLLFAISLVRSLALQKYAQVASRSAYAVRSGLSSCITAKSLRIASRELRRPELNPGRIVNLITTDVSSLEGAINVLWMAVTVPLQLCASVYMLYRSIGWAAGISILALLLFSPIQVFLTKKTYTSTVDLAKSSDARLRTTNEFLSGIRSIKLMTLEDTFEEEINARRAAELRAVRRFQIVSIANSLISHCVPSCTTAAVMVAYYCKGYPMSPDIIYPALSLLSLLDTPFEFITTLVGEYSQFFVSMKRLTSFLAADDAQARDILEEALASKEGDDAAAVLCNATVSSHKAVPLPPVSSRESGGGDTHYELRAKSLLADVDLRVPRGRLTVVLGPTGSGKSTLLDALIGALAVTRGRVACSRSVAYVPQQPWIMNATLRDNVVFFGAPDAAAFERAVRSTQLASDLALLADGAETEIGERGINLSGGQKARVGLARAVYADRDVYVLDDPLSALDAQVGERVMRECVCGALAGKTRVLATHQVGAAAYADLVVLLEEGRVAFQGSYAAYCEYARVHYERSVSGIGKASEYAAHTVSELASAVDLLKLEDVLDESVVPQRPLTAPTLASSGGVLLAAGPPAHGALGDAVTEDSPDVTVVESGEEKARGAVPWEVYRRYIEAGGGWLTLWSILLFFLLTEGVARWGDVWLSLWSGGMLESLSTHLRLSLYVTAVLVAILVTPFRELWCFAITRRASYHLHAGLLRSLARARLSFFDVTPRGRLINRLSRDMSLIDWDLSVSVDILLFYFFYLVAYFAIMTTSQPFVLVVLVPCILVYGRIFRFFCAANREMQRLLNISNSPVFSILNEVLTGRWTICTYGREQDMMREVLRRLDGVFACAYMQCMGNRWLLVRVELLGNLAVSGLALLGVLSMKLPWIHINLGLLALSITKASSITMVLSRFISIGASAEADMNCVERVLYYTDNAPAEDMCGAESAVKACSSTALSVAVDDGESAAAAPAGSLVLEHVDMRYRPGLPLVLRDVCFAVAPGQKVGVVGRTGSGKSTLLLAFLRLVEVCGGRMLVCGRDARDYGVRELRGLFSMIPQDPLLFDGTVRSNVDPFGRCGDAGVWRALRQVGMEERVRGDAGGLDGRVQEGGANYSVGQRQLLCLARALLKRGSAFLLMDEATANVDPALDRQIQRTVQHTFRDYTVVTIAHRLHTVAACDVIVVMDQGRVLEFGSPRELVERQGSAFSALVGSLSKGAQQAFRLAVAGGGLISCQCSAA